AGGTGGGGAAAGGTCGTGGTCATGATGAGCGTGCCAATTCGTGCCGGTAAGCGATGCGTGACATCGTAGGCGCGCGCCGCCTTGAACGTGAGGGGGCAAACAGCCATAATGCTTGTCATTTCCGGCCAAAACGACATGACCTCCCCCCTCGCCAAGGACCGCCTCGGGCTGCGCCGGCCGACGATTCCGGTTGCCTATACGCGCCTGCTGCTGCAGGCGCTGGCCGCGCGCGGAGTCGATCTGGCCGCCGTGCGCGCCGGCACGGGCCTGCGCGATGCGGTGCTGGCCGAACCGGACGCGCGCGTCGCGCCCTCGCAATGGGGACGGCTCGTGCTCAATGCGATCGAGATCGGTGGCGATCCGGGCATCGGGCTCGCGTTCGGGCTGCTGCTGAAGCCGACCGTGCACGGCTTTCTCGGCTACGCGACGCTGACCGCGCGGGACATCCGGGAGGCGCTCTCCGTCACGCAGCGCTACTTCCGGATGCGCAACCGCCAATACCGGCTGACCTATGACGAAGACGAACGCGGCGCGACGCTCGAACTGCACGGCGTGCAAGCGAGCCCCGTGCTGCAGCATCACGTGATGTTCGAGTTCGTGCTGACGGGGCTCGCGCAGAACATCTCGCAATGGTCCGGGCACACGTCACCGTCGATCAAGCTGCAATTCGCGTGGCCCGAGCCGCCCTATTTCGCGCGCTATCGCGACCAGTTGCCGCCGGTCGAATTCGGCTGTGCCGCCAACGCGCTATGGATCGCGCACGACGTGCTTGACTGGCCGCTGCCGCTCGCCGACGAAGTCGCGCACCGGCAAGCGCTCGTGCAGGTGGAGCGCGAGTATGCGCAGGTGCGCCAGGAGGAAGGTGACCTGGTCGAACGCGTGCGGGCGGAGCTGGCACGCGGAGCCGGCGATTACCCAGGGCCGGAGACGCTCGCCGACGCACTGCTCGTGTCGACGCGCACGCTGCGGCGCCGGCTGGAAGACGCCGGTTCGAGCTATCGGCAATTGCTCGATGAAGCGCGGTTTCGTGACGCGAAACAGTTGCTTGCCGCATCGGATCTCGACCTGAAAACCATCGCCGAGCGGCTGCAATTCACCGACCCGGCGAATTTCACGCGCGCGTTCCGGCGCTGGGCGGGGCAGACGCCGAGTGCCTATCGGGAGGCGGCCGCGGGGCTGACGGTACAGAAGCCGGAAAGCGCACGCTAATCCGGTTCGATCGCGGAATCCAGGCTCGTCGACGAACGCGCCGTCAGGACCTCGACGAACATCCCGACGAGCGGCTCGACGACGGGCTGCGTGGCCGGGTCCTCACCGATCACGGCGACTTCGGACGCGGGCAGCGCCGGCCATTGCGCGGACGTCGGCAGGATTTTCATGCCGGCCTGCAGGAACGACTTGCCCAGCGCGGTGACCCCCAACCCGCCCGCGACGGCGGCCTGCACGCCGACGAGATTGCTGGCCGTGCAACCCACCGACCATTCGCGGCGTGCCGCATCCAGGCTTTCCGTCATCACTTCGCGATAGGCGCAAGGCGGCGGCATCATGACGAGGCGCGCGGGGCGGCCCGGGTCGTTCCGGTAGTTTTTCGCAGCCAGCCACACCAGCGGCTCGCGCCAAATTACGCGACCGCGCACTGGCGCGCCGTCGTGCTTCTGCCGGGCGAAAAACACGTCGAGCAGGCCGGCCCGATGCGCGTCGACGAGTTCCGGGCTCGATCCCGTGACGAGTTCCAGCTGAACGGCCGGGAAGCGCTCGCCGAAGCGCGCCAGGATGCGCGGCAGTTGCGCGTGCACGAGATTTTCGGACACGCCGAGCCGCAGCCGCTCGACTTGCGGCGGCTCCCGCAATTCGTGCATGAACGCGTCGTACTGCGCCAGCAACCGCCGCCCGCCGGCGAGCACGCGCTCACCTTCCTGCGTCAGCCTCAGCGAGCGGCTCGTGCGCTCGAACACGCGCACGCCCAGCGCATCCTCGAGCCGCAACACTTTCTGGCTGACGGCCGATTGCGAACGGCCGACGACGTCGGCCGCCGCCGTGAAGCTGCCCGTCTCGGCCACGGCAACGAACGCGTGCAGCAAATCCAGATCCAGCATCGTGCCCCATCCATTCGATAATCTTCTAGATGCAAGAAAGATTATTCGTTTGTCTTCTTGTTCGCAACTTCACACAATGGCTTCGTGTCAGCCGGACTCGATGGCGAGTCGCGGCAGGAAACGGATCAACGTCGTTGTTTCAACGGAGCAGGAAGATGAGCAAACGCAATTCGGTCGAGATCGTCGAGCACTTCTGGCGGGAAGTCTGGCAGGCGCGCAACCCCGACGCGGTGGACGCACTCGTCGCCGAGGATTTCGCGATCACGTCGGGTGGTACGGTCATCCGCTCGCGCACGGCATTCAAGACGTGGGTCGCGGCGTTCCTCGCGAGCATCGACGACTTCCGGTTCGAAGTCGTCGAAACGTTCCAGAACGAAGCAGGTGACCGCGTCGCGAGCCGCTGGCGCGTGACGGGGAAGAACAACGGGTTCATGGGATCGGCCCCGTGCGGGTCGCCCATCGACATGACGGGCACGGCCGTCTGGCACGTGCGCGACGACGGGCTGCTGCAGCACAACTGGGTCGAACGCAATGCGCTCGAAGTGCACCGCAACTTGAAGGGGTCGCAGCTGTAGCGCCCGGGCGGCGGCGAACGGGAACGCTCGCCGTGCCGCGCGCGAATCGGTCAGGCCGAACGCGCCGCGTCGCCCAGATCAATCCTCGCCCCACCATCCCCCTCGCCCGCCTCGATCCGCACCTCCCCCGTCGCGGCGACGATCGCGTCATACACGTCATCGGTCACGCACACCACCGGCACCGCGATCGCATACAGCTCGGCCGCCACGATCGCGCCGATCGAGATGATCAGGTCGCGCTCCTTCAGCACGATCGCAACCGGCCCCGTGCCGTTGCGCACGGCTTCCGCGAGCACGCTGCTGCTCGAACTCGAGCCCTTCGCGTGCGGCATCACCATCACCTTGCCGGCGAGGCTCGCACCGGCCTGAGGGTGCCCGCGATCGACGATCTTTCCCGCGCCCGAGTCGTAGCCGCCCCAGAAGCTGAGCGGCTTGTCGAGCACGAACGGGCGCGCGCATGCGCTGCCCGGCACGAGCGTGTCGCCCGTCAATTCTTTGCGCGCGGCCTCAGTCATCGAATCGCACCTTTCCTTCGTACGCCGAACGCACGCATTCGCGCATGCTGCCGTACGCGACCGTCACGCCGATGTTCGCGGGCGCATACGACGCCCATTTCCCCGAATTGGTCATCACGAGCCCCGACAGTTGCTTCATCACCGGCGTGATGTACGTGCAGGTATCGACGACGATCTGGATGCCGCGTGCAGCGAATTTCTCCGCGAGGCCGGCTTCGTCCAGTTCCCACAAGATGAACCGGCTCGTGTTCACGTAGAAATCGCAGGCCGGCTTGCCGTCGAATGCATCGAGCAACGCATCGAGCGTGCGGAATTCGGCCAGCGAGAAATGCGGCGTGCCGAGCGCCACCGCGACGAGCGCGTCGCCGGCCGCGCCGTGGTTCAGCGTGCGGCGAATCTCGTCGAGATCGGCCATCGCGACATCGACCGTGCGCTGCGCCGCTTGCCCGTGCAATGCGGCGTCGAGCGTGGGCGCCTCCGGCGTCACGCCGACCGCATGGAACAGTGCGACGGCGCCGCTCGACGCGGCGGCCGCGCCGAGTGCCTTGAGTTCGTCTTCGGTGGTGTCCGCCGGCAACCCGACGATCGCCGGCACGACCGCGCCCGCGATCCTGCCGATCAGCAGCCCGAGCGCGGCGAAATAGATGTCGCGCGACGGCAGGCGGCTGAAGTCCGGCGCGTTGAACACGATCCGCGCGGCGCGGTTCGCTTCGACATGCAGCCCCGCATACGGCGCACGCCCGGTGATCGCGGCGGCCAGGTCGAGAAAATCGCCGTACCGGCTCGTCCGCGCGCCGAGCACCGAGTTCGCGAACACGATCGCGTTCGATTCGGCCCACGCGATCTGCTCGCCCTTCGCGGGACGGTTCTTCAGTTGATACGGCGCGCACGTGAAGCTCGATTCGCAGCCGAGCTGCAGATGCGCGTCCATCAGGCGCTGCGCATCGCGCTGGATCGTGCGGTCGCCGTGGTACAGCTCGGGATGGATCAGGTCGAGCGACCCGACGTTCAGCGTGGTCGGCACCGCGACCTTCGCGCCGGTGTCGACGAAATACTCGACGAAATCGAGGCTGGTCTGGCCGTGATAAAGGCAGCCGTCGATATGCGCGGACGTGATGTCGATCAGGTGCGGCGCGGACATCACTTGCGCCGTGCGCGCGACGATCCGCATCGCGCGTGCGACGCCATCGCCGAAATCTCCGCGCAGCATCGCGCTGTCGCGGTCACTCAACTGCAGCATCGGTTGCTCCTCTGACGCGTACCGGCGGCGCCGGCCCGTGAAATCTGTCAGAGGACTCTACAACTGGAAATAAAAACTGTCCAGATCGCGATCGATCCGGACAGTTTAAAAACCAATTCCCACTCTGGAACGCCAATGAAGTGGCCAATGGCTCGAATTCCGCTCCAGTTTGCCGCCAGCCCGCCGTCTAGCGTTCCGCGGTCACACTGAACAGTTCGTCGCGCAGCGCCTTCGCGCGGTCGCGGCCGAACTGCGTCTCGAATTCGTCCTGCGCGGCCTGCCACGCGACCTTCGCTTGCGCGAACGTGCGCTCGCCCAGCTTCGTGAGGCTCAGTGCGTGCGCGCGCGCATCGTGCTCGGACGCGGCCGTTGCGACGAAGCCGTCGCGCTGCAGCGGCTTCAGCGCGCGCAGCAACGTCGTGCGGTCCATCACGAGCGCATCGGCGAGTTCGCTCATCAGCAGGCCGGGTTGGCGCATCAGGTTCGCCATGATCGAGAACTGGGCGGGCGTGACGCCAACCGGGGCCAGATGGCGCTCGTACAGTTGCGTGACGAAGCGCGCCGCCTGACGCAGCGCGAGACAGTTGCACGCGTGGGCAATCGAGGTGTCGTTCATGCTTCGCAATTTATATGTGCATATGCATAAAGTCAATGTACACTCCGCCGTAACAAGGCCGGTGGCCGGCCTCGCGTCAAGGAGACGGACATGGACTACATCGACAAGCTGCGGATTTTCCGGTCGGTGGTCGAGATGCGCAGCTTCACGCGCGCCGCCGACATGCACGGCCTCGCACGGCCTGTCGTGTCGCGCGCGGTTGCGGATCTGGAGGCGCGTTTCGGCAGCCGGCTGCTGCACCGGACCACGCGCCAGGTGTCGCTGACCGAAACGGCCGAGCGCATCTACGAGCGCTGCGCGGCCGTGCTCGACGAACTCGACTCGCTCGAAGCGGAAGCGCAGGCGCCGACGCGCGAGCCCGAAGGCCTGCTGCGGCTCGTCGCGCACACGACGGCCGCGCTGAACCGGCTGGTGCCGCTGATCGCCGGCTTCAAGGCCGCGCACCCGAAGGTGCGCCTCGACGTGACGCTGACCGAGCGG
This window of the Burkholderia lata genome carries:
- a CDS encoding AraC family transcriptional regulator, whose translation is MLVISGQNDMTSPLAKDRLGLRRPTIPVAYTRLLLQALAARGVDLAAVRAGTGLRDAVLAEPDARVAPSQWGRLVLNAIEIGGDPGIGLAFGLLLKPTVHGFLGYATLTARDIREALSVTQRYFRMRNRQYRLTYDEDERGATLELHGVQASPVLQHHVMFEFVLTGLAQNISQWSGHTSPSIKLQFAWPEPPYFARYRDQLPPVEFGCAANALWIAHDVLDWPLPLADEVAHRQALVQVEREYAQVRQEEGDLVERVRAELARGAGDYPGPETLADALLVSTRTLRRRLEDAGSSYRQLLDEARFRDAKQLLAASDLDLKTIAERLQFTDPANFTRAFRRWAGQTPSAYREAAAGLTVQKPESAR
- a CDS encoding LysR family transcriptional regulator → MLDLDLLHAFVAVAETGSFTAAADVVGRSQSAVSQKVLRLEDALGVRVFERTSRSLRLTQEGERVLAGGRRLLAQYDAFMHELREPPQVERLRLGVSENLVHAQLPRILARFGERFPAVQLELVTGSSPELVDAHRAGLLDVFFARQKHDGAPVRGRVIWREPLVWLAAKNYRNDPGRPARLVMMPPPCAYREVMTESLDAARREWSVGCTASNLVGVQAAVAGGLGVTALGKSFLQAGMKILPTSAQWPALPASEVAVIGEDPATQPVVEPLVGMFVEVLTARSSTSLDSAIEPD
- a CDS encoding ester cyclase gives rise to the protein MSKRNSVEIVEHFWREVWQARNPDAVDALVAEDFAITSGGTVIRSRTAFKTWVAAFLASIDDFRFEVVETFQNEAGDRVASRWRVTGKNNGFMGSAPCGSPIDMTGTAVWHVRDDGLLQHNWVERNALEVHRNLKGSQL
- a CDS encoding aconitase X swivel domain-containing protein encodes the protein MTEAARKELTGDTLVPGSACARPFVLDKPLSFWGGYDSGAGKIVDRGHPQAGASLAGKVMVMPHAKGSSSSSSVLAEAVRNGTGPVAIVLKERDLIISIGAIVAAELYAIAVPVVCVTDDVYDAIVAATGEVRIEAGEGDGGARIDLGDAARSA
- a CDS encoding aconitase X, which produces MLQLSDRDSAMLRGDFGDGVARAMRIVARTAQVMSAPHLIDITSAHIDGCLYHGQTSLDFVEYFVDTGAKVAVPTTLNVGSLDLIHPELYHGDRTIQRDAQRLMDAHLQLGCESSFTCAPYQLKNRPAKGEQIAWAESNAIVFANSVLGARTSRYGDFLDLAAAITGRAPYAGLHVEANRAARIVFNAPDFSRLPSRDIYFAALGLLIGRIAGAVVPAIVGLPADTTEDELKALGAAAASSGAVALFHAVGVTPEAPTLDAALHGQAAQRTVDVAMADLDEIRRTLNHGAAGDALVAVALGTPHFSLAEFRTLDALLDAFDGKPACDFYVNTSRFILWELDEAGLAEKFAARGIQIVVDTCTYITPVMKQLSGLVMTNSGKWASYAPANIGVTVAYGSMRECVRSAYEGKVRFDD
- a CDS encoding MarR family winged helix-turn-helix transcriptional regulator translates to MNDTSIAHACNCLALRQAARFVTQLYERHLAPVGVTPAQFSIMANLMRQPGLLMSELADALVMDRTTLLRALKPLQRDGFVATAASEHDARAHALSLTKLGERTFAQAKVAWQAAQDEFETQFGRDRAKALRDELFSVTAER